From the genome of Candidatus Kapaibacterium sp., one region includes:
- a CDS encoding T9SS type A sorting domain-containing protein, whose product MRVRDSLMGFNLAIRFNPEKLRFHTMLTAGTLAELMEQRGFSAPHGEIRAYAFTLSRTVAGSRPLVAFLGDYQLKCPDTTHVQLQYVEFNEEFERRRVVVVDTLPKTIEARILDAPTRILGTQVTPSEWRVTEVDTVFTLSVRLDYDTAHELGRVATYVVGMPHWLRFVDASSDSVTWEQRGDTGVVRWTAEHGDPLSLSFAVVERRSDTAVLYFSTVPLEPCACVVRWSVDSVNIINTTPVGVLGQGEIVGETFPCGEPGEEAYLYDLQGRLLSRQVVGYGHRCLDLSGLPRGVYILQYRGKAYPIVHIHQ is encoded by the coding sequence GTGCGCGTACGAGATAGCCTTATGGGATTCAACCTTGCCATACGGTTTAACCCCGAGAAGCTGCGCTTCCATACCATGCTAACAGCTGGCACACTGGCAGAACTGATGGAGCAGCGTGGCTTCTCAGCTCCACATGGGGAGATCCGTGCCTACGCTTTTACTCTTAGTCGAACGGTAGCTGGGTCACGTCCCCTGGTAGCCTTCCTGGGTGACTATCAACTCAAGTGCCCCGATACCACTCATGTGCAGCTGCAGTATGTAGAGTTCAACGAAGAGTTCGAGCGTCGTAGAGTGGTAGTGGTAGACACGCTCCCGAAGACCATAGAAGCCCGTATTCTCGATGCTCCGACGAGGATTCTTGGGACACAGGTCACCCCAAGCGAATGGCGGGTGACGGAAGTCGATACAGTCTTCACGCTATCTGTGAGACTTGACTACGACACAGCGCATGAGCTCGGGAGGGTTGCGACCTACGTCGTTGGCATGCCCCATTGGCTCCGATTCGTAGACGCCTCTTCAGATAGCGTAACATGGGAGCAGCGAGGTGATACTGGTGTGGTGAGGTGGACTGCTGAGCACGGTGATCCTCTCTCCCTGTCGTTTGCGGTTGTTGAGAGGCGTTCAGACACAGCCGTGCTGTACTTCTCGACTGTACCTCTCGAGCCTTGTGCATGCGTAGTGCGTTGGTCGGTGGATTCGGTCAACATCATCAACACGACCCCTGTTGGCGTCTTGGGGCAAGGGGAAATCGTAGGAGAGACCTTCCCGTGCGGTGAGCCTGGAGAAGAGGCTTACCTCTACGATTTGCAAGGGCGACTGCTGAGCAGACAGGTTGTTGGATACGGCCATCGTTGTCTGGATCTCTCGGGACTTCCTCGAGGGGTCTACATCCTGCAGTATCGAGGGAAAGCGTATCCCATAGTGCACATCCATCAATGA
- the rpsU gene encoding 30S ribosomal protein S21: MPVGIVVQPNESIDRALRRFKKKYERSKVLREYRRHTVYLKPSEERRLEMVRARRRQRRAAAEEE; encoded by the coding sequence ATGCCGGTTGGTATCGTTGTTCAGCCCAACGAGTCTATTGATCGGGCGCTCCGTCGCTTCAAGAAGAAGTACGAGCGGAGCAAGGTGCTACGAGAGTATCGTCGCCACACAGTGTATCTGAAGCCCTCGGAGGAACGTCGCTTGGAGATGGTTCGAGCACGACGGCGTCAGCGTCGTGCTGCGGCAGAAGAGGAGTGA
- the truA gene encoding tRNA pseudouridine(38-40) synthase TruA: MSYTLLLLLEYDGTHYAGWQRQRGARTVQATLEDALTQLLGFPVRAVAAGRTDAGVHARGQVVHVRLPTIPRIPEERIPRALNSLLPDDLLVRAARLSERPIHVRYDACARAYSYMITNRPSVFSRHFSWYVPVPLDGELLQAATSLFVGRHDFTTFSKHDPSTKSYICSVTEAHWSQPCPYSWRFYIRADRFVYGMVRALVGAMVQVAQRRRTLEELQHALAARDRRYASPLAPPHGLVLESVFYPPDIQVLFPQVSEEPCCLCPCSRH; this comes from the coding sequence ATGTCCTACACGCTCCTCTTGCTCCTTGAGTACGACGGCACGCATTATGCCGGCTGGCAACGCCAGCGAGGGGCAAGGACTGTACAGGCGACCCTTGAAGATGCCCTCACCCAGCTCCTTGGATTCCCTGTTCGAGCCGTCGCAGCAGGCCGGACCGACGCTGGTGTTCATGCCCGTGGACAAGTCGTTCACGTGCGCTTGCCAACAATTCCACGAATTCCAGAAGAGCGGATTCCGAGAGCGCTCAACAGCCTCCTGCCTGACGACCTTCTCGTCCGTGCTGCCCGACTCAGCGAGCGCCCAATTCATGTCCGCTACGATGCCTGTGCACGCGCGTACTCATACATGATTACGAACCGCCCCTCGGTCTTCTCGCGCCATTTCAGTTGGTATGTTCCTGTCCCCCTTGACGGCGAGCTCCTACAGGCTGCAACGTCCCTCTTCGTGGGCCGCCATGACTTCACGACCTTCTCCAAGCATGACCCCAGCACCAAAAGCTACATCTGCTCAGTTACAGAGGCTCACTGGAGCCAACCCTGTCCGTACTCCTGGCGTTTCTACATTCGAGCTGATCGCTTCGTCTACGGCATGGTCCGAGCCCTCGTTGGGGCAATGGTCCAGGTAGCACAGCGGCGCCGGACGTTGGAGGAACTCCAGCACGCTTTAGCCGCCCGCGACCGACGATACGCCAGCCCTCTGGCGCCCCCGCACGGACTAGTACTGGAATCCGTCTTCTACCCGCCGGATATTCAGGTCCTGTTCCCTCAAGTGTCTGAAGAACCATGCTGCTTGTGCCCCTGCTCACGGCACTGA
- a CDS encoding DUF2851 family protein yields the protein MQEVSERHLQEAVHRLLSDPARVWQTLGQKRLQVLAPGELNVHEGPDFRDMVLLLDDLICVGDGEFHRSLQEWELHGHSADPLYSRVILHILTTPPTTVPQGPPEILVIPESELLPLLQRTSTELATTPELLLSMQELQYFALLRLLRYTATARQYMQRLGFQAGALAFAQDFLQRYLQKRRRPVHTVTTIAALSQALPTSGIAQLLTDFHRRAPLNLTLRLQELSRQRIVNEGTHLRMELLLNACLPCLLAHANPEQRIELLAWYWSTPSRVRYGHLQRRFPHLPQRYMWQQQGMLEWLRQRGSGMLCRELLATYRFGDILEFYRTAELLLG from the coding sequence ATGCAGGAAGTTTCAGAACGACACCTCCAGGAAGCCGTCCATCGGCTCCTCTCTGACCCTGCTCGAGTCTGGCAGACACTCGGGCAGAAGCGTCTGCAAGTCTTGGCCCCCGGAGAACTCAACGTCCATGAAGGCCCCGACTTCCGGGACATGGTGCTCCTACTCGACGACCTCATCTGCGTCGGGGACGGCGAATTCCATCGGAGCCTACAGGAGTGGGAACTCCACGGCCATTCCGCCGACCCACTCTATTCCCGCGTCATTCTCCACATCCTAACAACACCTCCAACCACCGTTCCCCAGGGCCCCCCAGAAATCCTCGTAATACCGGAATCTGAGCTGCTCCCGTTGCTCCAGAGGACATCGACAGAACTCGCCACTACTCCAGAGCTGCTTCTCTCCATGCAAGAGCTCCAGTACTTCGCGCTACTCCGGCTCCTACGATACACAGCAACGGCACGTCAGTACATGCAACGGTTAGGCTTTCAGGCCGGGGCACTTGCTTTTGCTCAGGATTTCCTCCAGCGCTACCTCCAGAAGCGCCGGCGACCAGTCCACACAGTCACCACGATCGCCGCACTTTCTCAAGCCCTTCCAACCTCCGGTATTGCACAGCTCCTGACAGACTTTCACCGTCGTGCACCCCTGAACCTTACTCTCCGCCTGCAAGAGCTATCTCGTCAACGCATTGTGAATGAGGGAACCCATCTGCGAATGGAGCTCCTCCTCAACGCCTGCCTCCCTTGTCTCTTAGCTCACGCAAATCCAGAGCAACGGATTGAGCTTTTGGCGTGGTACTGGTCTACTCCGAGTCGTGTACGCTATGGCCACCTCCAGCGTCGCTTCCCGCATTTGCCTCAGCGCTATATGTGGCAACAGCAAGGGATGCTGGAGTGGCTGCGCCAACGTGGGAGTGGGATGCTCTGCCGCGAGCTGCTCGCTACTTATCGCTTCGGAGACATCTTGGAGTTCTACCGCACAGCGGAGCTACTGCTGGGATAG
- the pyrF gene encoding orotidine-5'-phosphate decarboxylase, with product MGSAADKLLRRQRNLRSRLCIGLDPDNRFLPPILRTESHPWKKFLREIIASTQEFACAYKLNLTFYEHFGTAGWELLEDTLAALPAESLVIADAKRGDVPHTAEIAARTLFESLPFDAVTLNPLLGADSVTPFLSYSDKLVFLLARTSNAGASDFLTLRCQDGRPLFAHIILQGLRWGRQTQIGFVVGATAPEDFALARALAPASWFLVPGVGHQGGDLSQLLAANQDGPLVVNVGRSILYASPGLDFADAAARAAQAFAREIGYTPTVE from the coding sequence ATGGGCTCTGCTGCCGATAAGCTCCTCCGACGGCAGCGGAATCTCCGCAGCCGGCTCTGTATCGGTCTGGACCCCGACAATCGCTTCCTCCCTCCGATCCTCCGCACGGAGTCCCATCCATGGAAGAAGTTCCTTCGCGAAATCATTGCCTCAACTCAGGAATTTGCCTGTGCATACAAGCTGAACCTCACCTTCTACGAGCACTTCGGCACCGCAGGTTGGGAGCTACTGGAGGATACTCTTGCTGCCCTGCCTGCAGAATCATTAGTGATAGCTGATGCTAAGCGAGGCGATGTCCCACACACTGCTGAAATCGCTGCTCGTACGCTGTTTGAAAGCCTTCCCTTCGACGCGGTCACCCTTAACCCTCTCCTCGGCGCGGACTCCGTTACCCCGTTCCTCTCATACTCAGACAAGCTCGTCTTCCTCCTCGCGCGAACCTCGAATGCTGGCGCATCCGACTTCCTAACTCTACGCTGTCAGGATGGTCGTCCCCTCTTCGCTCACATCATCCTGCAGGGGCTGCGCTGGGGACGACAAACGCAAATTGGGTTCGTCGTCGGCGCAACGGCACCCGAGGACTTTGCGTTGGCACGTGCCCTCGCTCCGGCCTCCTGGTTTCTGGTTCCAGGCGTTGGACATCAGGGGGGAGACCTTTCGCAGCTCCTCGCTGCTAACCAAGATGGTCCACTCGTGGTGAATGTTGGGCGCTCTATCCTCTATGCCTCCCCTGGCCTAGACTTTGCTGACGCTGCAGCCCGTGCAGCACAAGCCTTTGCCCGCGAGATTGGCTACACACCCACCGTAGAATGA
- a CDS encoding glycosyltransferase — protein MPSCPLPSKLYTGSTDSTPAVCRQLGAEVCSFPWSDDFSAARNAALEHVRMPWVLALDSDEELETASLLEYAWVLDQPEIGGVEVEIRSIASLQDRQTLIQLHWYPRLFRSGPTIRYIGRVHEQIRPALEARGWQVVRMPIVIWHYGYAGRQACEKARRNAELLRYELARSPGDMWLQYHLGMTLFTAGEKEEALRVLSSCCWSSELSPEQRAWARIRAAQSALALSRLAEVEKLLMMPIPEPALEGLRRFILAATFLQQQRFEQALTLLDSPVVLNSPLVEAERVQGFIRQLYGIVQSLSQQ, from the coding sequence GTGCCCTCTTGCCCGTTGCCCAGCAAATTGTATACTGGGTCCACCGATAGCACCCCGGCAGTATGCCGCCAGCTTGGGGCTGAGGTATGCTCTTTTCCATGGAGTGATGACTTTTCTGCTGCTCGGAATGCTGCCCTCGAGCATGTTCGGATGCCGTGGGTGTTAGCGTTGGATAGCGACGAAGAGCTAGAAACGGCATCTCTACTCGAGTATGCCTGGGTGCTGGACCAGCCGGAGATTGGAGGGGTAGAGGTTGAGATTCGAAGTATAGCTTCCCTGCAGGACCGACAGACTCTAATCCAGCTCCACTGGTATCCTCGGCTTTTCCGCTCGGGACCGACGATTCGCTATATCGGAAGGGTCCACGAACAGATTCGTCCGGCCCTTGAGGCACGGGGGTGGCAGGTAGTCCGTATGCCTATCGTTATCTGGCATTATGGGTATGCGGGGCGGCAGGCATGTGAGAAGGCACGGCGTAACGCAGAGCTGTTGCGTTACGAGCTTGCTCGCTCGCCAGGCGACATGTGGCTTCAGTATCACCTTGGTATGACCCTCTTCACTGCGGGAGAGAAGGAAGAGGCGCTTCGGGTGCTTTCTTCCTGCTGCTGGAGCAGCGAACTTTCACCAGAGCAAAGAGCCTGGGCGCGTATCCGAGCAGCCCAATCGGCATTGGCACTGAGTCGACTGGCAGAAGTGGAGAAGCTCTTGATGATGCCCATCCCAGAACCAGCGTTAGAGGGGCTCCGACGTTTCATCCTCGCGGCAACTTTCCTTCAGCAGCAGCGTTTTGAACAGGCGCTAACGCTGCTGGATTCCCCTGTTGTTCTGAACAGTCCGTTGGTTGAGGCGGAACGCGTGCAGGGATTCATCCGCCAGCTGTATGGCATCGTGCAATCACTATCCCAGCAGTAG
- a CDS encoding M48 family metallopeptidase — MLLVPLLTALIVSSCADLNVFPPSEDVRLGAEIDHQIRANPREYPLLNNEPARQYVQAIVDEILRSPEIRYRNRFAYRVTLLRDDQTINAFCTPGGYIYVYTGLLKFVENEATLAGVLAHEIAHAERRHATERMTKALGAQLLMDIVLGRRPDRATELVANLFTGLALLANSRSDEMEADDYSFRYLRSTPWYPGALTFFFEKIAQQRQSRLPMLERLLSTHPLPEDRILAMRQRIQKAGLPAPTEQNLRTQRYREFLRLLP; from the coding sequence ATGCTGCTTGTGCCCCTGCTCACGGCACTGATCGTCTCAAGCTGTGCTGACCTCAATGTCTTCCCGCCGAGTGAGGATGTCCGGCTTGGAGCCGAAATAGACCACCAGATCCGAGCAAATCCCCGCGAGTACCCTCTGCTGAATAATGAACCGGCGCGGCAGTATGTTCAAGCCATCGTAGACGAAATCCTGCGCTCTCCGGAAATTCGCTATCGAAACCGCTTTGCTTACCGAGTCACTTTGCTGCGCGACGACCAGACCATCAATGCCTTCTGTACCCCCGGTGGATACATCTACGTGTACACCGGACTGCTGAAGTTCGTTGAAAACGAGGCAACACTGGCCGGTGTTTTAGCCCACGAGATCGCGCATGCCGAACGGCGCCATGCTACCGAGCGAATGACCAAAGCCCTGGGCGCCCAGCTCCTAATGGACATCGTCCTCGGTAGGCGACCTGACCGAGCAACAGAGCTGGTTGCAAACCTCTTCACTGGACTGGCTCTCCTGGCCAACAGCCGAAGCGATGAGATGGAGGCCGACGATTACTCCTTCCGCTACCTACGAAGCACCCCATGGTATCCCGGTGCCCTTACCTTCTTCTTCGAGAAGATCGCACAGCAGCGGCAGTCTCGGCTCCCAATGCTAGAGCGGCTTCTCTCCACCCATCCTTTGCCCGAAGACCGGATTCTTGCAATGCGACAACGGATTCAAAAGGCCGGCCTTCCGGCTCCTACAGAGCAGAATCTGCGTACCCAGCGATACCGTGAGTTCCTGCGTCTGCTCCCGTAA
- a CDS encoding tetratricopeptide repeat protein, with the protein MEKQAEQIQREEHEQTGRATEVLPLRPSIGERVVEWLRKRWRIVAIAAAALLVGVGGVIAWQVIQRNQAEEAATLLSRVYSYYDNGDYERALYGDTTKSVRGEPVYGLEEIVRRYGGTEPGKIAALYAGSAYLLRGEVKKAEPYFELAAKAEAPLVLVGAYAGLAACREEAGKLREAAQLYERAATIGAPIGLSERYRFFAAYCYELAGDAQKAIALYRQLLLENEFSDFANDAKAGLARLGTRFE; encoded by the coding sequence ATGGAGAAGCAAGCAGAGCAAATCCAGCGAGAAGAGCACGAGCAGACAGGGAGGGCTACGGAGGTCTTGCCTCTTAGACCGTCTATTGGGGAACGCGTGGTCGAGTGGCTGCGCAAACGGTGGAGAATTGTGGCAATTGCAGCGGCTGCGCTGCTGGTTGGCGTAGGAGGAGTGATTGCGTGGCAGGTCATACAGCGGAACCAAGCAGAGGAAGCGGCAACGCTGCTCTCACGCGTCTACTCCTACTACGACAACGGCGACTACGAGCGAGCACTCTACGGGGACACTACAAAGTCGGTACGTGGGGAACCGGTGTACGGGCTAGAGGAGATCGTGCGCCGGTACGGGGGCACGGAGCCAGGAAAGATTGCTGCCCTCTATGCAGGTAGCGCATACCTGCTACGCGGAGAGGTGAAGAAGGCAGAACCGTATTTCGAGCTTGCTGCAAAGGCGGAGGCTCCATTAGTCTTGGTAGGGGCGTATGCGGGATTGGCGGCCTGCCGAGAGGAGGCAGGGAAGTTGCGAGAGGCAGCCCAACTATACGAGCGTGCCGCTACGATTGGTGCACCGATTGGGCTGTCGGAGCGGTACCGTTTCTTTGCAGCGTACTGCTATGAGTTAGCCGGTGATGCGCAGAAGGCGATCGCTCTATATCGCCAGCTACTGCTAGAGAACGAGTTTTCGGACTTCGCGAACGACGCCAAGGCGGGTTTGGCTCGACTTGGCACGAGATTTGAGTAG